CCTGACCCGCACCGTTGACCTTGATGGTCAGATTCGACAGCGTGCGCCAGAAGTTGACGAGCGCGATGCAGTTGCTCGTGCCGTTGTCCCCGAGGCAGCGGTTGTATACCTCGACTTTGCCGTTGATCACCACGTCCGAGGGTGAGGCGCCGAGACCGGAGATCTCGGTGTAGTAGCCGACCTTGATCTGCAGCGGCTGAGCGTCGGTGCCGTACGTGCCGGGTTTGAAGTAGTAGGCGTAGCGCTCGGTGCCCATCTCGTTGTTGACCTGTTTGGCGTAGGTCGCGTCGAGAATCGATTGAATCTGGCTGACAGGCATGCTGGGATCGAAAACGGTGACATTTGGTCCCAGGTCGCGGACGCTGCCGGCACGCGCTGCCGTGGTGCTGAGCCTGGCATCCGGAGCGGAGACGTTCGTGGCTGCCTGCTGTCCGCAAGCACCCAGCAGGACCGTCAGTCCTGCCAGCAGGAACAGGGCCTGGCGCGAAACGCTGCGTCTCTCGTCACCACTTGTATGAACGGGCTGCTGTTTTCTGTACTGCCTGCCATTGCATCCCATTTTTTACTCCTCCTTGTTGAGCGTCGATAGCGTGTGTTTGAAGCGTTCAAGCAACAGGAAAGACATGCCTCCTTTCACGTCGTGGTGAGAGACTTTGATGTACCCGGCTTTATGTAAGCGTTTACATTTTTAGCGTTGTGAAGACACGAGAGGAGCGACAACAAAAAACGATCTGTGACAAGTACCCTCCCATCTAAAACCGTGAGAATGAGAAAAGCATGAGATGTATTTTGGCCCTTTCCTCCACTGCAGAGCCACGCTGCAGTGGAGGAAACTCAACGTTGGTCAGGGTCCGCTGCAAGTGGTCAGAGCCGTCATCAGGCATGGGAAGTCATGGCGTGGCAGGACTGGCTCAAGAACCTCGGGGTGTTTTGAAAGGCTGACCCGGATTCGGACGATCTGCCACCTGTGGAAGCGGCACGAATTGTGCACCAGAGATCCGGTCAATTCCGTTGGAGCGCGCCCACTCCAGAAAGACTCTGTAAGGAAAATGTGTGAAAGTCTTCATAAAATAAAGCTGCAGTGGGACTGTGCTGCACGAATCTATGACTGACCAGAGCCTTGACAACGCTGACTCCGCCCGGCCCAACCCAGGCGCCATGCAGCTTGACCTGTGGCTTCGTAGGGCCGAGGAGCTCCGAAACAGCGATGCCCACCAGGCGCTCGCACTGGGCGAACAGGCGCGCGAAGAGGCCACTCGTCTCGGTGACGTCAGCCGACTGGCCCGCAGCCTGCTCAACTGTGGACGCACCCGCTGGACGCTGGGCGATTACGGCACTGCCCGGCACAACTTGCATGAAGCACTGGCCATCACCGAAGAGCACCCTGACGCCGAAACCCAGATTCGCTGCCTCATGAACCTCGGGCTTGTCGACATGGACCAGGGCCATTACGTGCCCGCTTCTGCCCACTTTCTCAGGGCTTTACGACTGAGCCGTCAGGCCGCGCTGCCCATTCGCGAAGCGGGCTGCCTGAACAACCTTGGTGGCGTTCACGAGTATCTGGGTGATTATTCGCAGGCCACCGAGTACTACCTCCAGGCCTTACAGGTCTTTGAGCAGCACGATGACCCCCTGGACCGCATCATCGTTCGTGTCAACCTGGGAACCACGTGTCAGCAACTGCGACGCACAAGTCAGGCGCTGGAGTACTACCGCCAGGCCTGGCAACTGGCCTTGGCCAGCAATAACAAGCGCTACCAGGGCATGGCAGCACTCTACCAGGGGGAGTGCTACCGTGAACTGCAACAGCCTGAGCAGGCGCTCGATTCCCTTGAGCAGGCCCTGCAGTTGCTGCGTGACACCGGCTACCGCAAGGGGGAAGCGCAGGCGCTCAGCGCTCTCGGAGACTGGTACCTCAGTCAGGAAGCCAGCCGGGCTGCCTTCTCGCATTACACCCACGCACTTGAACTGGCGGGCACCCTTGAAGACCAGCAGCTCACGGTCAGTGTCTTGATTCGTTCGGCCAGCGCCCTGCTGCACGCTGGAGAGGCCGACTCTGCGCTCCACGCCCTGCGGCGCGCCCTGTCGCTGGCCGAGAAGCTCAGTTTGACGGCCGAGAGCAGTGAAGCGCACGAGCGCCTGTCGCGGTACTGGGAACTCAGAGAAGATTATTTTCAGGCACTCGCGCACTACAAAGCCTTTCATGCGTGTCAGCAGCAACTGTTCAACGACGCTCAGGACAAACGCACGCAAACCCTGCTGATTCAGCACGAAGTCGAGCAGATTCGCCAGAGTGCCGAAGAGCAGCGCTCGCTGGCCGAGCAGCTGCAGGAAGCCCATCAGGAACTCAACCGGGCCTTTGAGCACAACCAGCAGCTGCTGGAGCAGGCCAGTTTTCATGCGCACCACGATGTCCTGACGGGCCTGCCCAACCGATTGCATTTTGACCAGCTGCTGCAGCAGGCCATCGCGCAGGCAGCCCGGCAGAACGAAATGTTCGCCGTGATGCTGCTTGACCTCGACGGCTTTAAAGGGGTCAACGATTCGCTGGGCCACCAGGCAGGCGATGAGCTGATCGCTCAGGTGGCCCAACGCTTCCGGTCGTGCCTCCAGCGTGACGACGTCGTCGCGCGCTTCGGAGGAGACGAGTTCACGGCCATCGTGCATTGCCTGTCGTCACCGCACGACGCGCAGCGTATCGCCGAGCGTCTGCTTGCTGTTCTGCAAGCTCCCTTTTTCATTCACGGTGAACACGTGCTGGTCGGCGTGTCCATTGGCGTAAGCCTCTTCCCGCGTGACGGTCAGGACATCACAACCCTGACGGCGCGCGCGGACAGCGCCATGTACCAGATCAAACGCAGCCACAAGGGAGCCGTGCAAATCTACAGCGCAGATCAGGTCATACCAGAAAGCTGTACCCCACGCACGCCGTGAAGCTGCCGTATGAAACGAAGCGGACCCTCGACCGAGGGTCCGCTTCGTTTTGTGGCTTACTGACTGAACTCGAAGTCGGCGTACTCCTCCACAGGCGGGCAGGAGCAGAAGAAGTTACGGTCGCCGTACACGTTGTCCACCCGATTCACGGTCGGCCAGTACTTCGCACCTCTCGTGTGCCTTGTGGGGAACACGGCTTGCTCGCGCGAGTACGCCCGCTGCCATTCGGCGTCCACCAGGTCGTCCATGGTGTGTGGCGCGTGGCGCAGCGCCGTCTCCTCGGCCTTGATGAGGCCGTCCTCGACTTCGCGGATCTCCCGGCGAATCTGCACCATCGCCTCGATAAAGCGGTCGAGTTCTTCCTTGGGTTCGCTTTCGGTGGGTTCGATCATCAGGGTGCCGGGCACGGGGAAGCTCATGGTGGGCGCGTGGAAGCCGTAGTCCATGAGCCGCTTGGCGATGTCTTCCTCGGTGATGCCCGTCGCGGCCTTCAGGGGTCTCACATCGATGATGCACTCGTGCGCGACGCGGCCGTTCATGCCCTTGTACAGCACGCTGTAGTGCCCTTCCAGCTTCTTGGCGATGTAGTTCGCGTTCAAGACCGCGACCTGCGTGGCGATCTTCAGGCCCTCGCTGCCCAGCATCTTGATGTACAGGTACGAAATGGGCAGGATGGCGCCGCTGCCGTACGGGGCCGCACTGACGGCGCCCGTGGAGCTTTCGCTGACCGGGCGCACGGCGTGGTTGGGCAGGTACGGTGCGAGGTGTGCCTTCACGCCAATAGGGCCCATGCCGGGGCCGCCGCCGCCGTGCGGAATGGCAAAGGTCTTGTGGAGGTTCAGGTGGCTGACGTCGCTGCCGATCAGTCCGGGCTTGCTCAGGCCGACTTGTGCGTTCATGTTGGCGCCGTCCATGTAGACCTGCCCGCCATGCTGGTGAATCAGGTCGCAGACTTCCTTCACGTGCTCCTCGTACACCCCGTGCGTGGAGGGGTACGTGATCATCAGGGCGCCCAAGTTGGCGCTGTGCTGCTCGGCCTTTTCGCGCAGATCGGCGAGGTCGATGTTGCCGTTCTCGTCGGTTTTCGTCACCACGACCTGCATGCCCATCATGGCGGCGCTCGCGGGGTTGGTGCCGTGCGCGCTGGAGGGAATCAGGCAGACGTTACGGTGCCCTTCACCGCGCGCCTCATGGTACTTGCGGATCACCAGCAGGCCCGCGTACTCGCCCTGCGCGCCGCTGTTGGGCTGCATGCTCACGGCGTCGTAGCCGGTGATGTCAGCCAGCCAGGCTTCGAGCTCACCGATCATCTCGGCGTAACCTTCAGTCTGGTCCTGGGGAGCGAAGGGATGAATGTGCGCGAACTCCGGCCACGTCACGGGCGCCATCTCGCTGCTGGCGTTGAGTTTCATGGTGCACGACCCCAGCGGGATCATCCCGTGCACGAGACTGTAGTCCTTGTTTTCCAGCAGCTTCAGATAACGCAGCATGGCGCTTTCACTGTGATGGGTGTTGAACACCGGGTGCGTCAGGTAGCTGCTGGTGCGCGTCAGGGCGGCAGGAATGCCGCTCGGGGCAGTGTCGTTCAGGGCCGACACGTCCACGTGCTCACCCGTGATGACTTCCACAAGGTCCGAGACGTCTTGCAGGGTCGTCGTCTCGTCGAGCGAGACACTGACGGTATCGATTTCAAAGCGCAGATTGATGCCCTTGGAGAGCGCCCGCGTTCGCACGGCGCCCGTCGAGGAGGTCTGGAAGCTGAGGGTATCGAAAAACGCTTCCTGCGGCTGAATCCCGGCGTTCGTCAGCGCCCGGTGCAGGATGCCCGTGAGGCGCGAGACCCGCTCGCCGATGGTCCTCAGGCCCTCGGGGCCGTGATAAACGGCGTACGCGGCGGCCATGTTGGCCAGCAGCGCCTGCGCGGTGCAGATGTTGCTGGTCGCCTTCTCGCGGCGGATGTGCTGCTCGCGGGTTTGCATCGCCATGCGCAGGGCACGCCGTCCACGGCTGTCCTTGCTGACCCCGATCACGCGCCCCGGCATCGAGCGCTTGAATTCGTCCTTGCAGGCAAAAAAGGCCGCATGCGGACCGCCGAAGCCCATCGGCACCCCGAAGCGCTGCGAATTGCCGACCACGATGTCCGCGCCCAGTTCACCGGGAGGGGTCAGCACGGTCAGCGCGAGCAGGTCGGTCGCGACAATGGCGAGCGCTCCGGCGGCGTGCACCTTTTCGGTGAAGGGCGCAAGGTCGCGCACGTGCCCGTAGGTGCCGGGGTACTGCACCAGCGCCGCGAAGCACTCGGGCAATTCCCCTTCAGCGTCGCCCACCACGACCTCGTAGCCGAAGTACTCGGCGCGGGTGCGAATGACGTCAAGGGTCTGCGGATGCACGTCGGAGGCGACGAAAAAGGTGTTGCTCCTGCTCTTGCCCGACCGTTTGGCGAGGGTCATGGCCTCCGCGGCGGCGGTGGCCTCGTCGAGCAGGCTGGCGTTGGCGACTTCCATGCCGGTGAGGTCCATCACGACCTGCTGGAAGTTGAGCAGCATCTCCAGCCGACCCTGCGAAATTTCAGCCTGATAGGGAGTGTAGGCGGTGTACCAGCCGGGGTTTTCGAGCAGGTTGCGCAAAATCACGCCGGGCGTGAGGGTGCCGTAGTAGCCGGTGCCGATAAAGCTGCGGTAAAGCTTGTTCTTCTGCGCGGCGGTTTTCAGTTCGGCGAGCGCCTGCGCTTCGCTGACGCCCGGGCCGATTTTTAAGTCACCCTTGAAGCGGATGCTCTCGGGCAGGGTCGTTTCGACCAGTTCGTCGAGACTCTCCAGGCCCAGCTCGGCCAGCATCGACTGCTGTTCGCGCTCGGTCGGTCCGAGGTGACGCCCGGTGAAGGCATTAAAATCGAGAAGTTCGTTGAGGGGCTTCATGGAATGTCCTCCAGGGCTCTGAGCAGTCGGCCATCAGCAGTCAGCAGAACGGCTGATGGCCGACGACCGGGCACTGAATCCTTACTGTGCGATGGCTTCGTACTCGCTGGCGTCCAGGACCTGACCGACTTCCGAAACGGTCATGCGGAAAAGCCAGCCGCGCTCGTAGGGATTCTCGTTGACACGCTCGGGACTGCCGGCCAGCTCACTGTTCACTTCGGTGATGATGCCGCTTGCGGGCGCATAGATGTCGCTGGCCGTCTTGACGCTCTCGACCACCGCGACGGCTTCACCGGCACGTACCTCGCGGCCAACTTCGGGGAGCTCCACGTACACCACATCACCCAGCTGGTCCTGCGCGAAATCGGTGATGCCGACGGTGGCCACCGTGTTTCCAGAAGAGTCCGGGCCGTCAACTTTGATCCACTCGTGGCTTTTGAGGTATTTCAGGTCGCTGGGAATGTTCATCAAGCAGATTCTCCTACGGATGAGATGGGTCGGGCATGGAGCGTTTCAAGTCTAGAGGGTGGAAACGGGGTCTAAAGTGCGCGCGCCCCGGTTGTGCCAGGGTGCATTACTTCTGCAAAAACGGCAGGTCGGCGAGACGCGCCGGGTGATCTTTGCCGCGAATCTCGATGGCGAGGTCACCACCGGTGAGCCGGCTGGCGTCGATGAGGGCCATGGCGATGGGCTCCTTGAGGGTAGGGCTCATGCTGCCGCTTGTGACCCGCCCAATGACCTCGCCGCCGCTCTTGACGGCGTAGCCTTCACGAGCGATGACCTTATCGAGTTTCAGGCCGACCAGCTTCTGCTGCGGCGCTTCACCCAGAATGCGGTCGCGGCCGTGAAAGTCCTTGGTGTCTTTCACGACCCAGGTGTAGTGACTGCTGAGAGGGTGAATGTCGTCGCCAAATTCGTGACCGTACAGGGGAAAGCCGGCCTCGAGCCGCAGGGTGTCACGCGCGCCGAGACCGGCCGGCGTGAAGCCGATGGCCAGCAGCTTGTCCCATACGACCTCGGCCCTGTCGCTGTCCACAAAGATCTCGAAGCCGTCCTCGCCGGTGTAGCCCGTGCGGGCCAGCATCACCGGAAAGCCGAACAGCTTGGTGTGGAAGACGCTGTTTTTCTTTCTGGCGTTCAGGTCGGTATCGACGTGGGCCTGCAGCAGTTCGGCGGTCTTGGGGCCCTGCACGGCCAGCAGGCCCCAGGCGTCCGATTCGTCGTTGAGGGTCACGTCATGGTGCTGCGCGAGTTGCTGCAGGTGTGCGAAGTCCTTGTCGACATTGCTGGCGTTCACGACGATCAGGTACTCTTCTTCGTCCAGGCGGTAGATGTAGATGTCATCGACCAGGCCGCCGCGCTCGTTGGGCAGCAGGTTGTACTGCGCGCGCCCCACCTTGAGCTTGCTCACGTCGTTGGTGGTGGCGTATTGCAGAAAATCCAGCGCGCCCGGCCCGCTCACGCGGAATTCGCCCATGTGTGACACGTCGAAGACCCCGGCGCTTTCGCGCACGGCCTGATGCTCGCTCATCACACCCGCGTATTGAACCGGCATGTCCCAGCCGCCGAAGGGCACCATGCGCGCACCGGCGCGACCGTGCGCTTCGTGAAGCGGTGTTTTTTTCAGGTTTTCTTGACTCACGGGCCTCAGTCTAACAATTGTTAGGCAGGGGAGATGTACCCTCCCGCAGACTCATGGTCGCTCATCAAGCTTGCGCGGCCCGTCAGGAATGGAAGGCTAGACTGAGCGGGTGCGTGTCATGACCGGTGTTGTCGCTTCGGGATTTGTCGCCCTGCTGGCCTTTCTGGGCGGGCTCTTCGCCTGGGGCCGCGATCTGCCCAGCGTGTCGGACCTTGACGTGCTGGAATTCTCCGGGCAAAGCCGCGTCTTCGACCGGGACGGTCAGCTGGTCGGCACCCTCGCACCGTCGCTCTCCAACGGTGCGCGCGTGAACCGCACGTTGCTGAAGCTCGATCAGGTGAGCCCTTTTCTGCGCGACGCGGTGGTGACAAGCGAGGACCGGCGGTTTTTCAATCACCACGGCATCGATTTTCTGGGCATCGCGCGTGGTCTGTGGCGCGGTTTGCGGGGTGATCTGGAAGGCGGCTCCACCCTGACGCAGCAGCTGGTAAAAAACACCCTGCTGGCCGATCTGGAAGGTGCGCGCACGCCCGAACGCAAATTCAAGGAAGCGATTCTGGCGGTCCAGGTCGACCGCAACTTCAGCAAAGACGAGATTCTCGGCGCCTACCTGAACGTCATCTACTGGGGATCGGGTGGCCGGACCGACATCATCGGCGCGGCCACGGCCTCGCGTTCTTACCTGCAAAAAGACGCCCGTAACCTCAACCTGGCCGAGAGCGTTTATCTCGCCACGCTGATTCCCTCGCCGGGCCGGTATTTCAATTACCCGGGTTACCGTTCCCTGATGCGCAGCCTGCTCGAGCGCATGGTGGAGGACGGCCGTGTCAGTCGCGCTCAGGCCGACGCGGCCTGGCGTTTCCCGCTGCAACCGGCCGGCTGGCGGGTCCGGTACGACGCACAGGGCAACATCGTTTCGGCCACCCTGGTCGACAAGAGCGCCAAGAACCGCAACACACCCGTGCCCCCCGGCCGCGCGCACCTGCATTTCCTGCAGGCCGTCGAGCGGGAGCTGATTCGGCTGTATGGACGCAAAGCGGTGTACTCGGGCACGGGCCTCAAGGTCTACACCACCATGGACCTGCAGGCCCAGACGGCAGCCGAGCGGGCGTCGCGTGACGCCCGTCTGCCCGAGGGGGCTACGCTGGGCATGGCCTTCGTGGAGCCGGGCACCGGCGAGGTGCTGGCCCTGGTGGGGCAGAAGCTTGAGGGTTTCGTGGCGGGAGAGTGGAACAACGCGACGCAGGCCAGGCGGCAGGTGGGCAGCGCCATCAAGCCGCTGCTTTACACCCTGGCCCTCGAGAAAGGCGGTCAGCAGTACGATACGGTGCTCGACGCGCCCATCAGCGGTGATTATCAACCCAGGAATTACAGTGGCCGCTATCTCGGTACGCCCGTGACGCTGCGCTATGCCCTTAACCACAGTCTGAATCTGCCCACCGTACGGCTGGCCCAGGAGGTCGGCGTGCGCAACCTGGAACGCAAACTGAGCGATCTGGGACTGTCGGTGCCGACGGACGCCGGGTTGTCGCTGGCCATCGGCACCCTGGAAGCCAGCCCGCTGCAGCTCGCGAGCGCTTACGCCACCTTCGCGAACGGGGGCGAATGGCACGAACCGCGCGTGTTGCGCCGCGTCGTTGCGCCGGACGGCCGGGCGCTACCGCTGCCCACTTACGCTTCACGGCGGGTATGGGACGCGCAGACAGCCTTCCTGGGCCTCGACATGCTGCGCGGCGTGGTCAACGATTTGGGTCGTGGGCAGGGCGGCTTGGCCTGGCGGGCGCGCATTCCCGGCTGGGACGTGGGCGGCAAGACCGGTACCACCAACGACGTCAAGGACCTGTGGTTCGCGGGCGTGACGCCGGGTGTGGCGGGCGCAGTGTGGGTGGGCAGGCAGGAAGGGGGCGCGATGCCGGAGAACGCTTACAGCGGCGACATTGCCGCGCCGGTCTGGCAACAGGCCGTCGCCGGCGCCCTCGCGGGCCGCACGCCGCAGGCCTTCGGCGCGCCCGAGGGTGTGGCTTTTCAGTTCGTGCGGGGCGTGCGCATGGCTGTCAAAGAAGACAGCCCCGGTCTCAGCGCGGGTGTGCGGCGTTTCTTTGAGCGTTCACCCGCGCCCCGGCCGCAAAGGGAGCGCCCCCAGGAAGCTCCCGCGCCCACGCTCGAAGAGGCGCCACTGCCAGAAGCTGCGCCCACCGAGATCCCTCCTACCCCGGACGAACCCTCCGGGCTGCCGCAACCCGAGGATCTGCAACCCACCATGCCCGAGCCTTCGGCGCCCGAAGTTCCCACTCCCAGTGAGCCCATCCCGAGTGAACCGGTGCCGGCCGAACAGCCCCCGCTTCCCGGAGAGGACTTTCCGACGGACACCGTACCCGTACCCCAGGATTTGCAGCCGCTGCCCGAACCGGTGCCACCGGTGCCGGATACCTCGCTCGTGCCGGAAGGTCAGCAATACCTGCCCCCAGAGGAGCCGCAAAGCGTCGGGGCAGTCGACAATACCTACTAAAACGGTGGTCAGTGTCACGGCCCTCTGCTGACCAGAGATCCTGATCGAGTGGGGCAACCGAGCCGGCACCCACGCGGACGGAAGTGGCTTGATGGAACGCGTTTTCCTGTCAATGAAACAGACCGACGCTCTCAAGAATCATTGGCGTCGCATCACCGGGTTCCACTCGGCCGCCAAAAAGAGGCAGGTCGCTCAGCGCGAAATGAGGTCGATCACGTCGGGGGCACGCACGCGAAAGTCCAGACGCTGCCCGGGCGTGACGTAAGCCTGCGCGCCCTGACCTTTGGGTGTACCCGACAGGACCAACTTGGCGGACGCGTCCTGAGTGACGCGCAGGGGAACATTCCAGTGCGCGCCGGCTTCGAGTGTTTCGCGTGATTCGCATTGTTCACCGAGACAGACGCGCAAACCGTGGAGCGCTTCGCTGCTGGCGTTCACGACCCGCAGTGCTGGACGGGGCGCCAGCAGAAAAGCCAGCGCCAGCAGACACAGAAAGCCCAGCGTGCCCAGCCGGCGCCGACGCGGCGAGACACTCCGGCCGCGCATCAGGGCGTCAAGCAGGCCCGGGCGTTCCGCTGGTGTATCCGGCGTGGAAGAAGTGGGAGGAACCATCACCCCCTACTTTGTCACGCTTTGTCGCGCGCGGCTCGCGGGTACGGCAGGTCATCTCAGTAACTTTTGTCCACCACCGCGGCCGCCGTGTCATGAATGGCTTGTCGGGCGTCTGGCAGACGCAGCGTCAGTCCCAGAAAGAGCGCTTCGAGGACGAGCAGCTGCCCGATTTTGCTGGCAATCGCGCCTCCGTCCAGTGGATCTTCGGGGCTGGCCGTGTAGAGGGCGCAGTCAGCGTGGCGGGTGATGGGGCTTTTGGCGCGGTGGGTCAGTGCCACCGTGAACAGGCCGCGTTCCTGGGCGACCCGCAGCACCTGTACGGTGTCGACGGTACTGCCCGAGCGGCTGATGCCCAGCGCGACCGAACCTGGCGGAAGGGTGGCAGCGTACATGGTGGCCAGATGCGGATCGAGTGTGGCGTTCACGTTCAGTCCAAGGCGCAACAGCTTGTAGGCGAAGTCGAGGGCGGTCACGCCGCTGGCCCCCTGACCACAGATCAGCACCCGGGGGGCTGCCGCCAGCGCGTCCAGGGCAGCTTGCAGATCTGCCTCGCCCAGGACCTTGCGGGTTTCGCGGATCGCCGTGTCGGCGTGCTGCGCGGCACGTGCGATCAGTCCCCGCGAGGAGGCGCCCACCGCCTCGCTCGCGGCGGGAGCGGCAAGGTCGGCAGCCAGCGCCAGCTTGAAATCCTGAAAGCCCCGAAACCCCAGATCCCGCGTGAGGCGAATCACGGTGGCTTCACCGGCACTGCTCGCTTCGGCTACTTCGGTGACCGTCTGATACAGCACCTTCTGCGGGGAGGCCAGCACGTAGGACGCCGTACGCCGTTGCGCAGGCGTGAGCAACTCGAGCTGTGCCCGCAGTCGGCTGAGCGCTCCGGCCGGTCCGTAGGGTTCACGTGTCACGGCGCAGGGGAGACGCAGCGAAGCTGGCCCGATGGCGTCAAGTCTGTGGTGGCAAGTCGTTGTGGCACCTGAACTCCTTCCAGAATGTCCTGAAAAAATACTCCAGATTTGACAGGACTTTTGGAGTCACATTACGCTGGCGTTGAAAGTGGTGTCAACGCCACTTCGGAGAGTGGCATGATTGCACGCAACGCACATTGTCATCAGGAGCGGTGGCCGTGAAGATCGGCGGACAGATTTTGACGCCCAGGGGCCTGCTGTCCGGACAGGTGACCTTTGAGGGCGGCCGCATCCAGCATGTCGTGCCCGGCCCGGCGGTCGACCGTTTCGTTCTGCCGGGCTTCATCGATTCGCACGTGCACGGCGGTGGGGGAGGTGACACCATGGACGGCCCCGCAGGGGTAAGGACCCTGGCGCAGTTCCACGCGCAGCACGGCACCACGACCCTGCTCCCCACCACCATGACCGCCCCCTGGCCCGAGGTCATGAACGCTTTGCGGGGGGTTGCCGAAGTGCGCGCCTTTGGGGTTCCGGGCGGCGCGGACATCCCGGGTGCCCACCTCGAAGGACCCTTCATCAGCCCCCGAAGGTTGGGGGCTCAACCTCCCCACGCGCTGCTTCCCCAATCGCAGCGGATCGGTGACGTACTCGCCCTGGAAGTGGTACGGGTCGTGACGCTGGCGCCCGAACTGGAGGGCGCGCCCAAGGCCGCCGAGGCCTTCGCGGGTATGAACGTGCGCGTCAGTCTGGGGCACACGGCGGGCCGCTGCGAGGACGCCCAGCAGCTCATGCAGCGTGTGCGCGCCTTGGGCGGCGTGGTGGGCGGCACCCACCTCTTCAACGCCATGGGCGGTCTGGCTGGCCGCGAACCGGGTGTGGTGGGCGCGCTGCTCGCCTCGGCACACGCTTACGCCGAGCTGATCCTCGATTTGCACCATGTCCACGAAACCTCCTTTCGGGCGGCGCTC
The Deinococcus peraridilitoris DSM 19664 genome window above contains:
- a CDS encoding diguanylate cyclase domain-containing protein encodes the protein MTDQSLDNADSARPNPGAMQLDLWLRRAEELRNSDAHQALALGEQAREEATRLGDVSRLARSLLNCGRTRWTLGDYGTARHNLHEALAITEEHPDAETQIRCLMNLGLVDMDQGHYVPASAHFLRALRLSRQAALPIREAGCLNNLGGVHEYLGDYSQATEYYLQALQVFEQHDDPLDRIIVRVNLGTTCQQLRRTSQALEYYRQAWQLALASNNKRYQGMAALYQGECYRELQQPEQALDSLEQALQLLRDTGYRKGEAQALSALGDWYLSQEASRAAFSHYTHALELAGTLEDQQLTVSVLIRSASALLHAGEADSALHALRRALSLAEKLSLTAESSEAHERLSRYWELREDYFQALAHYKAFHACQQQLFNDAQDKRTQTLLIQHEVEQIRQSAEEQRSLAEQLQEAHQELNRAFEHNQQLLEQASFHAHHDVLTGLPNRLHFDQLLQQAIAQAARQNEMFAVMLLDLDGFKGVNDSLGHQAGDELIAQVAQRFRSCLQRDDVVARFGGDEFTAIVHCLSSPHDAQRIAERLLAVLQAPFFIHGEHVLVGVSIGVSLFPRDGQDITTLTARADSAMYQIKRSHKGAVQIYSADQVIPESCTPRTP
- the gcvP gene encoding aminomethyl-transferring glycine dehydrogenase, giving the protein MKPLNELLDFNAFTGRHLGPTEREQQSMLAELGLESLDELVETTLPESIRFKGDLKIGPGVSEAQALAELKTAAQKNKLYRSFIGTGYYGTLTPGVILRNLLENPGWYTAYTPYQAEISQGRLEMLLNFQQVVMDLTGMEVANASLLDEATAAAEAMTLAKRSGKSRSNTFFVASDVHPQTLDVIRTRAEYFGYEVVVGDAEGELPECFAALVQYPGTYGHVRDLAPFTEKVHAAGALAIVATDLLALTVLTPPGELGADIVVGNSQRFGVPMGFGGPHAAFFACKDEFKRSMPGRVIGVSKDSRGRRALRMAMQTREQHIRREKATSNICTAQALLANMAAAYAVYHGPEGLRTIGERVSRLTGILHRALTNAGIQPQEAFFDTLSFQTSSTGAVRTRALSKGINLRFEIDTVSVSLDETTTLQDVSDLVEVITGEHVDVSALNDTAPSGIPAALTRTSSYLTHPVFNTHHSESAMLRYLKLLENKDYSLVHGMIPLGSCTMKLNASSEMAPVTWPEFAHIHPFAPQDQTEGYAEMIGELEAWLADITGYDAVSMQPNSGAQGEYAGLLVIRKYHEARGEGHRNVCLIPSSAHGTNPASAAMMGMQVVVTKTDENGNIDLADLREKAEQHSANLGALMITYPSTHGVYEEHVKEVCDLIHQHGGQVYMDGANMNAQVGLSKPGLIGSDVSHLNLHKTFAIPHGGGGPGMGPIGVKAHLAPYLPNHAVRPVSESSTGAVSAAPYGSGAILPISYLYIKMLGSEGLKIATQVAVLNANYIAKKLEGHYSVLYKGMNGRVAHECIIDVRPLKAATGITEEDIAKRLMDYGFHAPTMSFPVPGTLMIEPTESEPKEELDRFIEAMVQIRREIREVEDGLIKAEETALRHAPHTMDDLVDAEWQRAYSREQAVFPTRHTRGAKYWPTVNRVDNVYGDRNFFCSCPPVEEYADFEFSQ
- the gcvH gene encoding glycine cleavage system protein GcvH, with the protein product MNIPSDLKYLKSHEWIKVDGPDSSGNTVATVGITDFAQDQLGDVVYVELPEVGREVRAGEAVAVVESVKTASDIYAPASGIITEVNSELAGSPERVNENPYERGWLFRMTVSEVGQVLDASEYEAIAQ
- the gcvT gene encoding glycine cleavage system aminomethyltransferase GcvT; this encodes MSQENLKKTPLHEAHGRAGARMVPFGGWDMPVQYAGVMSEHQAVRESAGVFDVSHMGEFRVSGPGALDFLQYATTNDVSKLKVGRAQYNLLPNERGGLVDDIYIYRLDEEEYLIVVNASNVDKDFAHLQQLAQHHDVTLNDESDAWGLLAVQGPKTAELLQAHVDTDLNARKKNSVFHTKLFGFPVMLARTGYTGEDGFEIFVDSDRAEVVWDKLLAIGFTPAGLGARDTLRLEAGFPLYGHEFGDDIHPLSSHYTWVVKDTKDFHGRDRILGEAPQQKLVGLKLDKVIAREGYAVKSGGEVIGRVTSGSMSPTLKEPIAMALIDASRLTGGDLAIEIRGKDHPARLADLPFLQK
- a CDS encoding transglycosylase domain-containing protein encodes the protein MTGVVASGFVALLAFLGGLFAWGRDLPSVSDLDVLEFSGQSRVFDRDGQLVGTLAPSLSNGARVNRTLLKLDQVSPFLRDAVVTSEDRRFFNHHGIDFLGIARGLWRGLRGDLEGGSTLTQQLVKNTLLADLEGARTPERKFKEAILAVQVDRNFSKDEILGAYLNVIYWGSGGRTDIIGAATASRSYLQKDARNLNLAESVYLATLIPSPGRYFNYPGYRSLMRSLLERMVEDGRVSRAQADAAWRFPLQPAGWRVRYDAQGNIVSATLVDKSAKNRNTPVPPGRAHLHFLQAVERELIRLYGRKAVYSGTGLKVYTTMDLQAQTAAERASRDARLPEGATLGMAFVEPGTGEVLALVGQKLEGFVAGEWNNATQARRQVGSAIKPLLYTLALEKGGQQYDTVLDAPISGDYQPRNYSGRYLGTPVTLRYALNHSLNLPTVRLAQEVGVRNLERKLSDLGLSVPTDAGLSLAIGTLEASPLQLASAYATFANGGEWHEPRVLRRVVAPDGRALPLPTYASRRVWDAQTAFLGLDMLRGVVNDLGRGQGGLAWRARIPGWDVGGKTGTTNDVKDLWFAGVTPGVAGAVWVGRQEGGAMPENAYSGDIAAPVWQQAVAGALAGRTPQAFGAPEGVAFQFVRGVRMAVKEDSPGLSAGVRRFFERSPAPRPQRERPQEAPAPTLEEAPLPEAAPTEIPPTPDEPSGLPQPEDLQPTMPEPSAPEVPTPSEPIPSEPVPAEQPPLPGEDFPTDTVPVPQDLQPLPEPVPPVPDTSLVPEGQQYLPPEEPQSVGAVDNTY
- a CDS encoding MurR/RpiR family transcriptional regulator, with product MTREPYGPAGALSRLRAQLELLTPAQRRTASYVLASPQKVLYQTVTEVAEASSAGEATVIRLTRDLGFRGFQDFKLALAADLAAPAASEAVGASSRGLIARAAQHADTAIRETRKVLGEADLQAALDALAAAPRVLICGQGASGVTALDFAYKLLRLGLNVNATLDPHLATMYAATLPPGSVALGISRSGSTVDTVQVLRVAQERGLFTVALTHRAKSPITRHADCALYTASPEDPLDGGAIASKIGQLLVLEALFLGLTLRLPDARQAIHDTAAAVVDKSY